A window of Cohnella herbarum contains these coding sequences:
- a CDS encoding DinB family protein, translated as MKTIRKMYDHLIWANRRILETLQNAETDNQRTIDLFCHILNAERVWVTRLRGMDSSQLPIWSEGDLAICAQLIKQNEENFTTFLADTEEMDLDKIISYANSAGKQFESSMRDILTHVALHGQYHRGQINSRLRADGIEPVSVDYIIFAR; from the coding sequence TTGAAAACCATTCGGAAGATGTACGATCATCTAATTTGGGCGAATCGGCGCATTCTCGAAACGTTGCAAAATGCGGAGACCGACAATCAACGGACGATTGATCTATTTTGTCATATTCTTAACGCGGAACGAGTATGGGTAACTAGATTAAGGGGAATGGACAGTTCGCAACTGCCCATCTGGTCGGAAGGAGATCTCGCAATCTGTGCACAACTGATTAAACAAAATGAAGAAAACTTCACAACGTTTCTCGCCGATACAGAAGAAATGGACCTAGATAAAATCATATCTTACGCGAATAGTGCAGGTAAACAATTCGAGAGTTCTATGAGAGATATTTTAACCCATGTCGCGCTCCATGGTCAGTATCATCGAGGACAGATCAACTCGCGACTTCGAGCGGATGGAATAGAGC